A region from the Sandaracinus amylolyticus genome encodes:
- a CDS encoding DUF1552 domain-containing protein, which translates to MRRMGRRVFATGVAGAAISLPMLPSLLTRAQPTTSPLRFVCIYTPNGQHPDQWLPTGGERDFVLSPVLAPLAPFRDRLLVMHGAQGSHNHQHGHAECLTGAPGAPDSFVPTGPSLDQLLAARSSRETAIPSLELAAGTDSNAASVISYAPGALPVPPVVDPRHAFDRLFLVANGDPAVLERLRAQRRSVLDGVIGEFTALEASLSPAERRVLDAHLTALREQERRLAEPVMVDACELPPGPGAPSGGTFAMNDAVRHHADTIAAAFACDLTRVATLMVGPSGSIRRYAWAGVDEDFHEIAHGNAVNAYDKLLAINRWHGEMVAHLCARLDAIPEGDGTVLDHTIVFWTNELGLQPFGHARSSVPLVVAGGTNVLRTGRLLDLGGAHYHDVLLTLARVLGLELDTFGTQGRTPITTVVA; encoded by the coding sequence ATGAGGAGAATGGGACGGCGCGTCTTCGCCACGGGTGTCGCGGGCGCCGCGATCAGCCTCCCGATGCTACCGAGCCTGCTCACGCGCGCGCAGCCGACGACCTCGCCGCTGCGCTTCGTGTGCATCTACACGCCCAACGGGCAGCACCCCGACCAGTGGCTCCCGACGGGCGGCGAGCGCGACTTCGTGCTCTCGCCGGTGCTCGCGCCGCTCGCGCCGTTCCGCGATCGACTGCTCGTGATGCACGGCGCGCAGGGCTCGCACAACCACCAGCACGGCCACGCGGAGTGCCTCACCGGCGCGCCCGGCGCGCCCGACAGCTTCGTGCCCACCGGTCCGAGCCTCGATCAGCTGCTCGCCGCGCGCTCGTCGCGCGAGACCGCGATCCCCTCGCTCGAGCTCGCGGCAGGCACCGACAGCAACGCCGCGAGCGTGATCAGCTACGCGCCCGGCGCGCTCCCGGTGCCACCCGTCGTCGATCCGCGCCACGCGTTCGATCGTCTCTTCCTCGTCGCGAACGGAGATCCCGCGGTGCTCGAGCGCCTGCGCGCCCAGCGACGCAGCGTGCTCGACGGCGTGATCGGCGAGTTCACCGCGCTCGAGGCGTCGCTCTCGCCGGCGGAGCGACGCGTGCTCGACGCGCACCTCACCGCGCTGCGCGAGCAGGAGCGTCGCCTCGCCGAGCCCGTGATGGTCGACGCGTGCGAGCTCCCGCCGGGGCCGGGCGCGCCGAGCGGCGGCACGTTCGCGATGAACGACGCGGTGCGCCACCACGCCGACACGATCGCGGCCGCGTTCGCGTGCGATCTCACGCGCGTCGCGACGCTGATGGTCGGCCCGTCGGGGAGCATCCGGCGCTACGCGTGGGCCGGAGTCGACGAGGACTTCCACGAGATCGCCCACGGCAACGCGGTGAACGCGTACGACAAGCTGCTCGCGATCAACCGCTGGCACGGCGAGATGGTCGCGCATCTCTGCGCGCGGCTCGATGCGATCCCCGAGGGCGACGGCACGGTGCTCGATCACACGATCGTGTTCTGGACGAACGAGCTCGGCCTCCAGCCGTTCGGTCACGCGCGCAGCTCGGTGCCGCTCGTCGTCGCGGGCGGAACGAACGTGCTGCGCACCGGGCGCCTCCTCGATCTCGGCGGCGCGCACTACCACGACGTGCTGCTCACGCTCGCGCGGGTGCTCGGCCTGGAGCTCGACACGTTCGGCACCCAGGGCCGCACCCCGATCACGACGGTGGTGGCCTGA